In one window of Pseudodesulfovibrio sediminis DNA:
- the asnS gene encoding asparagine--tRNA ligase: MKRTKIKDALNATDPMPEICIKGWVRSKRDNKGFSFVALNDGSCLGTIQAIIDHTPEIETELAKAGTGASVAITGELVESPGKGQKWEVRGTTFEVIGEADQETFPLQKKRHSDEFLRSIAHLRPRTNKYSAMFRMRSELAQAVHKFFSEKDFFYIHTPIITGSDCEGAGEMFRVTSLEAGSKEPATEDFFGKPSALTVSGQLSVEMFALSLGDCYTFGPTFRAENSNTPRHVAEFWMIEPEMAFADLSDDMDLGEEMIKYLITHMLDNSAEDVELFAKWVDKSLMPTLENILKEPFKRLPYTEAINLLKKTKKKFEYPVEWGMDLQTEHERFLCEEKFKKPVYVYDYPKTIKPFYMRMNDDDNTVAAMDCLVPRIGELIGGSQREERMDVLTARMAEMGLSEEEYWWYLDSRKYGTAPHAGFGMGFERMLMLVTGVANIRDVMPFPRTPKSLEF, translated from the coding sequence ATGAAACGAACTAAGATAAAAGATGCATTGAACGCAACAGATCCCATGCCTGAAATCTGCATCAAGGGGTGGGTTCGATCCAAGCGCGACAACAAGGGGTTTTCCTTTGTGGCGTTGAATGATGGCTCCTGCCTTGGAACCATTCAGGCTATTATTGATCATACTCCAGAGATTGAAACGGAGTTGGCCAAAGCCGGTACCGGTGCATCCGTGGCCATCACCGGCGAACTCGTAGAGTCTCCAGGCAAGGGCCAGAAGTGGGAGGTGCGCGGCACTACCTTTGAAGTGATCGGCGAGGCGGATCAGGAGACATTCCCGCTGCAGAAAAAGCGTCACTCTGACGAGTTTCTGCGTTCCATTGCCCATTTGCGGCCAAGGACAAACAAGTATAGCGCAATGTTTCGCATGCGTTCAGAGTTGGCCCAGGCAGTGCATAAGTTCTTTTCTGAAAAGGATTTTTTCTATATTCATACGCCCATTATCACTGGATCTGATTGCGAGGGTGCTGGCGAGATGTTCCGTGTCACCAGCCTTGAGGCCGGAAGCAAGGAACCTGCAACCGAAGATTTCTTTGGCAAGCCATCTGCACTCACCGTCTCCGGCCAGCTTTCTGTCGAGATGTTCGCCTTGTCTTTGGGAGACTGCTATACTTTTGGTCCTACTTTCCGGGCAGAGAACTCCAATACGCCGAGACACGTTGCAGAGTTTTGGATGATTGAGCCGGAAATGGCCTTTGCAGATCTTTCAGATGATATGGATTTGGGCGAGGAGATGATCAAGTATCTGATCACACACATGCTCGACAATTCTGCCGAGGACGTGGAATTGTTTGCCAAATGGGTGGACAAGTCGCTTATGCCCACGTTGGAGAATATCCTTAAAGAGCCGTTCAAGCGCCTGCCGTATACAGAGGCGATTAATCTCCTCAAGAAGACAAAGAAGAAATTTGAGTATCCGGTGGAGTGGGGCATGGACCTTCAGACAGAGCACGAACGGTTCCTGTGCGAAGAGAAGTTCAAAAAACCGGTGTATGTCTATGACTACCCCAAGACCATCAAGCCTTTTTACATGCGTATGAATGATGATGATAACACCGTTGCCGCAATGGATTGTCTTGTTCCTCGTATCGGAGAGCTCATCGGTGGCAGTCAGCGTGAAGAGCGTATGGACGTCCTCACTGCGCGAATGGCCGAGATGGGACTCAGCGAAGAAGAATACTGGTGGTATCTTGATTCTCGCAAGTATGGCACAGCCCCTCATGCCGGTTTTGGTATGGGGTTTGAGCGTATGCTTATGCTTGTCACGGGCGTGGCTAATATCCGTGATGTCATGCCGTTTCCGCGAACACCCAAGAGTTTGGAGTTCTAA
- the ftsY gene encoding signal recognition particle-docking protein FtsY, whose protein sequence is MGFFSKLKKAWASPEDAAQQAVDEYKKKQGIELDEPSEPTPPPENDEPAPQPVTTPSAEKPATDAAPTPTEDWQAGLTLALRQAEPKLSQWLNIIVEGIPEKGPALWDRLAFLFKALGAPDNEAQNFISKFENWLDDMGYVAVPEFKSELQYRLALALELEDEEDERDRLFLKLSEGISKTREQITKRIDSLLSSHSSLDDDFWEEFEEILIMADVGMEAANELMENLKARAKKAGTDNPDDFKDILRDELEDIFKVPPRIEAVNPPEVLMMVGVNGVGKTTTIAKLAYRAQMQGRKVLIAAGDTFRAAAIDQLKVWADRIGVDFFAKAEGSDPAAVAFEAMDKATSEGYDLLLLDTAGRLHTKTNLMEELTKIQRVVGKKHEGAPHRNILVIDATTGQNALSQTKLFNKAVGVDEIILTKLDGTAKGGVVVAVTLQNKLPITFVGLGEKMEDLRPFNGKDFAKALLT, encoded by the coding sequence ATGGGATTTTTTAGCAAATTAAAGAAAGCCTGGGCAAGCCCGGAAGACGCGGCGCAGCAGGCAGTCGATGAATACAAGAAAAAACAAGGTATTGAGCTGGACGAACCGTCCGAGCCAACACCGCCCCCGGAAAATGACGAACCTGCTCCCCAACCGGTAACGACACCCTCTGCCGAAAAGCCCGCAACCGACGCTGCTCCGACACCGACCGAGGACTGGCAGGCAGGCCTGACGCTTGCCCTGCGTCAAGCAGAGCCCAAACTCTCCCAATGGTTGAACATCATTGTCGAAGGTATTCCGGAAAAAGGACCAGCTCTCTGGGACCGTCTCGCTTTCCTATTCAAGGCTTTGGGTGCCCCGGACAATGAAGCACAGAATTTCATTTCAAAATTCGAAAACTGGCTGGACGATATGGGCTACGTGGCTGTCCCCGAGTTCAAGTCCGAACTCCAGTACCGTCTCGCCCTGGCACTTGAACTGGAAGACGAAGAAGATGAACGCGACCGTCTCTTCCTCAAACTTTCCGAAGGTATCTCCAAGACCCGGGAACAGATCACCAAGCGTATTGACAGCCTGCTCTCCAGCCACTCCTCTCTGGATGACGATTTCTGGGAGGAATTCGAGGAAATCCTGATCATGGCTGATGTCGGTATGGAAGCGGCCAACGAACTCATGGAGAACCTCAAGGCTCGCGCAAAGAAAGCCGGGACCGACAATCCAGACGATTTCAAGGATATTCTGCGTGACGAACTGGAGGATATTTTCAAGGTACCGCCCCGCATTGAGGCCGTGAACCCGCCAGAAGTACTGATGATGGTCGGTGTCAACGGTGTCGGCAAGACCACTACCATTGCAAAACTTGCATACCGTGCACAGATGCAGGGCCGCAAGGTACTCATCGCGGCGGGAGACACCTTCCGTGCAGCGGCCATTGACCAGCTCAAGGTGTGGGCAGACCGTATAGGCGTGGACTTCTTTGCCAAGGCCGAAGGCAGCGACCCGGCAGCCGTGGCCTTTGAGGCCATGGACAAGGCGACCAGCGAGGGATATGACCTGCTGCTGCTCGACACGGCCGGCCGCCTGCACACCAAAACAAATCTCATGGAAGAATTGACGAAGATCCAGCGTGTCGTCGGGAAAAAGCACGAAGGTGCCCCCCATCGCAACATTCTGGTCATTGACGCAACCACCGGTCAGAACGCCCTGTCACAGACAAAGCTGTTCAATAAGGCCGTGGGTGTGGATGAAATTATTCTGACCAAGCTCGACGGAACCGCCAAAGGTGGTGTAGTCGTGGCTGTGACATTGCAGAACAAGTTGCCGATCACCTTTGTGGGGCTCGGCGAAAAGATGGAAGACCTTCGCCCGTTCAATGGCAAGGACTTCGCCAAAGCCTTACTTACATAA